The Juglans regia cultivar Chandler chromosome 1, Walnut 2.0, whole genome shotgun sequence nucleotide sequence tgtatGTGTTTAAAATTTGGGTTTTGTGGAGAATACTGTCAATAGATTTTCTTGCTTGAATTTTGATTTCCAAAAACTGGAATGCCGAGTGGGATCAAAGAAACTAGCAAACTGATCACTAAATAGATACAAATAGGTGCAACTTCTGACATCACCACAGCCCACTTGGTTTTCTCACTCCTTGCTGGCAGAGTGGCATACCGGAACTTCAATTCTTGAACTGCTCGAGAAGATTTGGAAAGATTGCTTTATATCAAAAACTTATTACACGAAATCCCATTTTTTTAGAACGTTCTTTCATAAATactcaattattattttcctcctCTTCATTGACTTTAAGAATGCTTCGCTTCTCCAAGAAGGGACACCTGCCCATTTTCCATAAGGTGCTAAGCTATAGAGGtgtctattatattttgtcCCTATGTCTCTCTATATGTATCAATGGATATGAGGGGCCATAATGAGTGAATGAGCCTCTCTGCTTTAATTCCTAGCCTAGCATTTGTTTACTTGCTATCAGAGCGAAATTATAGGGTTTAGAATTATTGTTTAGTCTCTTCTCTGTATAATTTTTTGGCTTTGTTTTTCTTCCCATTGCACTAAACGTTTAGATCTTGGTTTTGGTCAGACTCCTCTCAATGGCAGCCTGCCCATGTGGACTACACCCACACATGCAATGCCTTGATGAAGCTCTAGATAATCTGACCCAAAAAAAATCTCCAGTGTGAGGAGAAAAGAAGGGAAAACAAACtccgtttgtttgtttttggtgATGCCAATAGTTGCCAATTTATTTTGGTGTAGTTTGGTGATCTGTGTTTCTTGGTTCttctatatgattttttatgtttatttctgGCGTTATCAGTGGTTTTCATGGTCTTAGCAAATCTGTGGTGTTATCAGTGGCTTCTGTGATCTCTGACGACCTCTGTGGTGTTCAGTGGTTGTTTTATCGGTCTTTGTGGTGGTTCTGTATTTGTCTCTGCCAAAAGCAATGGTTGGTGGTGTCTCCAGGAACAAGGTGAGCCTTGTTTGGCTGCTGTGCTGTTTCCTTGTTTGGGCTAGGAATATCCACGGCTCAGGTCGGCGTACCTAACCTGGATCCACTTATTCTAGTTATTTAAATAGTCAGGTTGCCCATATCTAGCCCATAGATTTTGGCCAAATAGCCCAACCGAAATTCATAGGTCAAGCCCAACTCAGTCTTGGGTCAGCATTTCCAATCCAGTCCTACACAGTTGCAGTTCAAGTTGGTTCAAGGCCAACATAGTCCATGTCAGCCCCATTCAAGTTGAGATCTCACTGACCTTGGGTTTTGCAGTGAGATCCGATCAGTCCTTTGGTATTTTGCAGTGAGATCTGATTAACAATGATGTTTTCAGATGTGATCTGACCAGAGCTAGAAGTTTTCAGTGAATTCTCTATCAGTGTTGACGTTTTAGTGGAATTTCACCTTTTTTGTGTTCGGTTTAGTGGATTCTCTTGTTAATGTTTATATAAAGTTTGTCCGTGTTCACTTATCCAAAAGTTTCATTGTTTGAAATGgaaaaacttctttttttttttttttttttttttttggggggggggggaattaataagagaattttattaccaagaataggcaaagcctaagtacacaggaagtatacaagaggacAATACCTACATTCACACTAGAAACAGAAAAAGACTAaagcaaaacaagaaaattatctccattcaatacaagagcCTTAGCCCAACAACTCAAGgtactaaagaaaaactccTTAAGTTCTCCCATTGAGCgttctctatcttcaaagcacctcccatttctctccgaccataagcaccacatcaagcataaaggaatcatcttccatatggaagCAATACGTTGTCTCCCCACAAAACCTTTCCAACGTGCAAGAAGATCCACCACttgcttaggcatcacccaatcaATACCCCTcctaccaaaaatctcattccacaaagtcttggccacctcacaatgaagaaaaagatggttaatagttcaccatctttcttgtACATGAAGCACCAATCTACTACACACATTCCACACTTTCTTAAGTTATCCATGGTCAGAATTTTACCAAGAGACACCAACCAACAGAAAAACACCACCTTACTAGGTACCTTAACTCTACAAATGCTTTTCCAGGGGTAATTATAGGCACAATGACAAGTTAGCTCCTTATAAAAGGAGCTAATCGAAAATCTGGAATTTCCTGCATTAACCCACAGCAAACTATCCTCCCTTTCCTGGAAAATCTTCAAATTGTGtaatcttccaaaaaaatcagagactacattcacttcccaatcatgcacATCTCTAACCAAATCAACATTccattgaaaattattattcaaacaagaaaaagaatcaaCCACTGCAGCATCTTGATCCCTAGCAATCCTAAAAAGGGAAGGTAAACAATCTTGAGAGCTGAATCCCCACACCAAGTATCATGCCAAAAATGTATCCTTGTCCCATCATCCCCCACCTTAAATTTATCATGATTGACAAACTCCCCCCAACCCATCCAATGGTcttccacaaacccaccccaTACGCTTCTTttacttcattagaacaccaactcCCCCACATCCTCCCATATTTGACATCAACAACATTTTTCCATAAGGCATCTCTCTCaatatgatatctccaaagccatttcccaataAGTGCTTTGTTAAAAAGTCTCAAATTTCACACCCCCAAACCTCCACAATAAACTGTTGGACAAACTGTATTCCATCTtaccaaatgaaactttttttcctCCCCTTTACCTCCCCAcaataaattccaaaaaatcctcTCAATCCTATTAGCCACTCCTGCCGGtaaagggaaaagagagagaaaatatattgGAAGATTAGACAACGCACTCTTTATCAAAGTTATTCttccccctttagacaaatatagctttttccaaccagctaacctcctctcaatcttctcaatcatcCCATCCCAAATCATAACAGATTTGTGAGGAGCCCCcaagggaagaccaagatacCTCAAAGGCAACGAAGATACCTTACACCCCAAAATATTTGCCAGATCTGAAATATTCGAAACGAAGTCGAATGGAACAATTTCAGATATAGATAAGTTGATTCTAAGATCCGAAACagtttcaaaacataacaaaaggGCTCTCAAAGAACGAAGATGGTCTTGGTTGGTCTCACTAAAAATTAAATGTCATcagcaaaaagaagatgagagacTTTTAAGTTACTTCGAGACTCATCTCCCACCTCAAAACCCGACTAGAAACTTTCCTCCACCACCGCTTCAATCATTCTCCTCAAAGCATCCATAACTAGGactaaaagaaaaggagatagaggatctccttgtctcaagccacaTGAACTGTTGAAGAAGCCAACCAGGGAGCCATTCACCAAGATGGAAAATCTCGTCGTCGAAATACAATGCTTCATCCACGAACACCACTTCTCTCTAAAGCCATATCTCCCAAGTACAAGAGAAACTCCCAActaacatgatcataagccttttccatatccaatttaactAAAATTCCAGATTCACCCAGTTTGATTCAACTCTCCAAccattcatttgcaattaaaactgaatcaagaatttgtctctccctcacaaatgcattttgagacttCAAAATAGTCTTCTCCATCACCACACTCATGCGATTAGCTAGCAtcttagaaataatcttatacaccccatttaccaaactaataggccgaaaatccctaatttgaaacttttctcaaatttcataaatgaatgaaattcaagaaagacCTTCATAATATCTTCTCGCACTACGTCCCAACAAGCTTGGAAAAAAGCCATTGAaaaaccatctggacccggAGCCTTGTCCCTTGTCATTCCTCTAACCACATCAAGTACTTCTTCAAAAACTCTCTCCAACCATTCTGCACTTGCCTGGTCTATGGAATAAAAAATCAGCCCATCTAACTTGGGTCTCCAAGAGTATTCTTCCCTaaacaacttttcataaaaattcacaatatgttCCTTGATGGCCTCTTGATCCGAAAGAATGTTATCACCTTCATGAAGGACCTTAATAGCATTATTTCTTCGATGAGAGTTCGCCATTTGGTGAAAATTTTTTGTACACTTGTCACATTCCTTCAACCACAAAACCTGAGATCTTCTCTAATTCAGCAACCAcccctttttttctctccatttcctCCCCGGATATATCCCCCAACAACTCCTTATCCTCCAAACATTGCAACTGATCCAGAAGATGCTTCCTTTTATTACCATGTTCCCAAATACGTCCGTattccatttcttcaaatcttgttttaGAGCTTTGAGTTTTCCAGCTAATACAAAACTCGGAGTACCAGAAAAAATGTACGAAGACCACCACAACCTTACCCTATCCACAAAGCCCTCATCCTCCAaccacattttcaaatttaaagtacCTACGCCCACCAATAATGCCACTACAGTCGAACATAATGGGATAATGATTAGAACAAATTCTTGGTAGTCTTTAATTCCTTTCTATGTAGTCTTATATACACTATTTATAGGAAATTTCAGTTCCACTTCCTCTTTAAAAAGCCCTAAACTTGCAAAGTGGTTTTCCCTTGAAAAGTGTGTCACTTTGTTCATTCTACCTTTCTCTGAGTGCAAGATACCTAGGTATCTGCCATTTCATTGAAGTCTGACATGGGATATTAGCAGGGTTAGAAcaaattctcaattttcttgatatttttttgaagtttacAGAATGGTTTTTTAGTGGTTACTGATTTTAGCTTTGTATCCTTAACTGCAGGTTCGTGCAACTGTGGCTGAGACTGACCAACCAAAATGGTGGGAAAAGAATGCACCAAACATGGTTGATATTCATTCCACACAAGAATTTTTGAGTGCTTTAAGTCAAGCTGAAGAGAGATTAGTTATTGTAGAATTTTATGGGACCTGGTGTGCTTCTTGCCGAGCACTATTCCCTAAGGTAACTCCCATTATCTGTCCATcatatgtttgtttttattggtaaataattcttcttttataGATGTCATCGAACCTTCAATGTTGACAGAAATGTGCTTCTACTGACATTATTGGCATCCTGCTTCTAAAAGCTTGCAAATAATTCCAGAGAAcatgatacattaaattatgACAGGAATAAGGGGACCTAAAGTTTTGCATTTTATGCCTTGTCAATGTCAAATGCAACTGAACATGGTCTGGCACTGagaactttttgtttttaagtgtttttgttGTGAGTTTCCATGTTAGAAACCATCACCTGTGCCAATGTGTTTGTCAAGTCTTGAAGGACAGCTCTATGTTATCAGATTGTGGTAGTTGGTGGTAGTCGACACTGCTATACTGAATCCATCATATTAAAGGACCTGATTGCATGTATGTATTTAGATTGCAGGTGTACTACCTGCTATCAGGGTTGTAATAAACTTTTGACATCCTTAATCTtgccaaatattttattacattggTGACTGTATGGGGTACCAGATTAGTCCAGACTGCTGGCACACGACTTGTACGCAAGCTCCCTCATGGTAGCCTGAACTGTGGAGACTATGGCAATGAAAGAATCATGTTGTAGTACTCTCTGTTGTAAAATATGATTGGCTGCATGTGTTTcttgttctctcttttctttttagcttAGGAATGGTAAAAAGGAAGCATCAATTCTAATTTGTCACCTGCTTTTTTGAATTTGGATGTCCATGGGGATTGGTGGTTTTTAATAGGTTTTCAAATGTGCTGGCTGAGTGTGTTGATCTCCTTGaatgaattaataaattcaACCAGGATAGTGTCCAAGCAACTGACTATTGTCTTTTACAGCCTAAATCAGTAACTTCGCAAACTTGGTATATGGATTTGTTTGGGACACCCAAATACCCTCAGTCCATGGAAAAATGTTGTGGATGACACTTCTTCCTGTGATCAAGCAGCTTTCTAGCTTAATTAGATATAAACCTCCAAATGAGATGATGTTTTTCCCGCTGGTATGCAGGAAGCCATGAATAAAAAAGTTCTGCAATGGTAACTCTCAATACTACTTCATATTGAGAATTGAGGCAAATATTGAGAATGAATTAATTACCAATGTCTCACATTGTTAATGGAATTTGTTTCGGTGTTCTGAGATGTTTTCTATCTTCTGAATTTTGTTGTATAATGGGTTTGTCAGCTCTGCAGAACAGCTGAGGAACACCCTGAAATTTTATTCCTGAAAGTTAATTTTGATGAGAATAAGCCAATGTGCAAAAGTATGAACGTGAAGGTTCTTCCTTATTTCCACTTCTATCGTGGAGCTGACGGACAACTGGAATCCTTTTCTTGTTCACTTGCAAAGGTAAGTATTCTAATTTCAACCGGAGCAAGCATTTTCCTGTGTCAAACATTTCGTTTCCTTCTTAGTAAATCAAGCATAACCTTTAATGAAAGAAGGTGAGGTGCAAACATCTTATGAGGGCATATATCTGTCTCTGCTGAAATTGTATTTTAGGATTCCATCAATTTAAACTCACAGTTACTTCAAACTCTGATGGGTATGGCTGAATTCTGCAGACACATGTAAAATGTGTAAAATTATGGGAGGAAATACACTTTCCAGAGTCCAactatcaattattttatactttgtAGTCCTAAACTGACATGAAGTTGTGATGTGCGTTCTTCTAAGTCCTGACCATCAAAATTGTAACAGAATTGGACGAGTATGCCATTTGTGAGTTTTAATTGTCCAAGGATACAATGTCAGTTTCATGAGAATAGCATAAAATGGGTTGTATGACTATCAGAAGTCTAACCAGCtcattccaataaaaaaagaaggctATCTAAACCGATTATGAAGTTGATGCTTTTTGCTATCTTTAGTATTGTAGAAGATTAAACTAATGCGATAATCAGTCATCTTATACAATTCATTCTTAGAAGCTCTTGCATCAGTGTCCACATCCCTCATATAGTAAATATCCCTGATTATCGTAAATGTATTCGCAGTTTCAGAAGATAAAGGATGCTATTCTAACACACAACACAGCCCGTTGCAGCATTGGCCCCCCAAGGGGAGTTGGAGATCTTAAACTGGAACCTTCCTTAGCTCCGAAGGACAGACCAGCAGAATCTACATCAGCTTAGAGCTTCCTCCATACGATTATTTCGGTTGTAATGACCATTTCTGTATATGATGCCCTTCAAGTGAACCTCATTAGAGTGAGTTATTTACTCATATTCTGTATATTTTCGTTTTCTTTCGTGTAAGAATGCTATGCAGAAGTTGCTATCCCGCATTCTTTTCCATTCATGATCTGGCCGTTATTTATGCACCTAAAAAAGACTTCAGTGACAGTGGAATTCCAGTTTCGGAATTTCTGTTAAGtgattatttttctcttgaaagTTTTCCATGCTTTATCATAGGACTAGTTTGAATTACTATCATGAGGGAACTATTGGTATCAATGTTGACATGTCCATACATACGTTCATGTTGAGAATTATTACATGGTTTCTCCTCTGCCATACTCTAAGGGTCGATTCTAATCAGTTTAATTATTCCTTCATCCCAACTTCTGGCAATAAACCGAGAATTTCCTGTTACCAACTTCCCAATTGAGAGGGGGAGGGAAGAGATCATTGGTAAAATTCATGATACTCCTTTCCATTAAGTCATGCTACTTGTAATAGTCAGGTAACATCATTGATGTGGCAGGTACTATATACTTgtcattgattaaaaaaaaaaaaaaggcaagagAAATATTTGGAGAGAAGTATAATCCCTTCCTACAAATTAAGAAGTCAAATAAGGAATGTTATaaaatcagaagaaaaaaataaaagtaagaaagaaaataatctcaaaatgcatttggcctcatattttttattttttatacaaggTGTGTGAGATTTCGAACCcaggttttttatttattagagaaTCGGATCATATGTCATCAGGTCATTAAATTTTCCATTCGGCCTCATATTTGGAATTATTAATCTGAGTGCATCTTCTTCTAAATAAATACTATAAGGTTTCTGAACTTTAAAGTCTTATGagaatattctaaatttaaatcctAAACCCTAAATAtttgatctttaaattctaaaactaaACTCTATagatatcatatattttttaaaataagatagcCATTTAAAATAGAACTGATGGATCAAATTGTGAAGCTCTTCTTATCAAAAAGTAAATACAATGTGTTACGGCATGCCATAttaatttgttgaattttatttttgtgagatctctttattaaccaaatatttctcaaatgaTAGTAAAATCCAACCCAACTGTTTGCAGTTTGCAAGTTGAGTTCCTCCTCCTTTTTTATTGGtattatttgtatattattGGATGATTGGTTttgtttactatattttttGGGGTTCTTCCtcccttcttctctttttttttttttttttttttttaagttaaaaatataataatgaaaaaataataatgcaaaGGAAAGCCCATAAAAGGGCACGCagttaatacaaaatatttaccaaagttttatataaaattaatttacaattaatttacaatagggtataatcttaaaatataaaaatttatttttaacgaAGTATTATGATTGCATTGActgattataaaaaataaatgctattataatatttgtacttttgctctttacaaatattaatctttgaACTTTAATTTTGAACTTTATAGTCccaaacttttaattttgatcaaGCTGATTCCTTCGTTAAAAAACTGTTACAAATCCGTCAAAATGCCACGTCATTACCAATAAGGGATTGCTAAGTGTcacctaaaaatttaaaaaaaaaatacttaatactaaaattaagaaaaatcgCATGAACATTGTTTGCGAGGACCAAGGTGCTGCCTGGGTTATCTGACCTAGACGCAACGATCAAGGAAGCTTGCGTTGCTTGACTCAGGCGGCGCGGCCTGGGTGTGATCCAAGTAGTCGAGGTCTAGGCGTGTGATGTCTCCATATCTCACTTGAGATTTGACGAAGATTAAAGTATCGAGACATATAATACAAGGTTACATACATCTTGTTCTTAAGGGTTGTATAAAAACTAACGGGATTGAACGTTGTCGATCGGAACCAGCTGAAACCGGTGGAGAACTGGTCAGTCGGCGATAGGAAATTGTTAAAATTGACGTCGGCCAGTTCGATCTCGATTTGAACCAATGTCAAACCGCCGAATTGGCCAATggcagatatatattttttttatatatatcttacgtAAAACAACATCGTTTAACACCTGATGtttaggaaaatatatatatatatatatatatatatgaaatgacattgtttggtgtattaaatcaaacgacgtcgtttggaTTTAGGAATTATTACCCCCTCCccacctttttcttcttctgaatctcttttctctttcagaCTCTCTCTATCATCTTTCACGCACCAGTCGGTAGCAATAGTGCCGCACATCCCCTATCCTCTTTCACACAACCAATGAGATCCACCTCATCTCGATGTCATCTCCGTATATCGAgtccgatctctctctctctctctctctctctctctctatctctcggGGCAAGTCTCTTTGTCggtatgatttttattttttgagtttgtttattatgaaattttacaatataaatcattgaatatatagtatattttttaagatttccATATTTGTTGCTTTCGTTACCGATCGGAGATCATGCTACGTCGCCGATTGTTTTGGTCTTTTTCTgggtttgtgtttgtgtttgcaTAACCGATTGGAAATCGACAAACTGATTGGAAATTAGCCGAAATTGATTTTCACGGTTTTCTCCCCCATAATCGCCTGGTTCGATCGGTTCTAAACATGTAAAAAATAGTTGGTTTCGGTTTTGGACCGACGGAATGTATTGATTTTCACCCTTTCGCGTTCATAACAATtaacatgcaatgcacctagcatatTACTAGTAATATGCAATTATCGAAatggaaaaatttaaaactgatCAAAGGTTGAGCTATTTAATATAATACCAACAAGAAAACTATTTATCCCTAAAGTATCTTGATAAAAAAttcttccaatacaaaataaggGTCTAAATCACgactcattttctaaaaattatccAAATGTATCATAACATTGCTTCATTCCATTTTCCaagagaatttttctttctgatTTAGGATCCTTTGAATTTCTTTGATTCATTCTAGTATTCTTGCTATCATGATCATAGTGTCCTCAATGGCTATCCTCATCCATAGGTCAAGAATTAGATACTGAGCTTCCTTTGACCCTTTAATGATTATGATTCTTACGTTTTTCATACTTACGTTTCCTCATCCTGCTCGCTATCCTTAGGtcttgtcacaacttctaccatttcgggAAGAATGGTAATGAAAACtatcacagtgagatttcaagaaatctcagcaagttaaataaaaaatatacacagagataacataagcatgtattacatgaacatgtactttgacaaaaacaattttttttctctcatctaGCTCCTTTTTCTAAAACCACTAAGCTTGTAATCTTGTAACAAATTAAcgatataacaaaataataaagttcCAATTCTCATTATTTACTTGTGatcttattctatatataacaaTGTGGGTGGACACCTCATGGCTACCCATAGGAACCGTGGACTCCCTGCTAGTTATCATATCACATTGTTGGCCCTTTGACCGGGTGTGAGCATGTTCGATTTAATATGATACGGCAATTCACAATTAGCCTTCACCATATTTTCAATGTGTTGCACCCACTAACGATAGGTGCGGCTACTTCGCTCTAGAAGCCTTTAAAAAGAACTGATTTGAAGCATGTTGACTGTAGTGCGTCAATCCAGGAGTTACTACTCCAATTTAggcactctagagtggacaagAGAGTTTCACTAAGATATTTTCTCATTCTAGCATTTGGGTCGTGAcgaaaatctttttcttttctttcaataCAAGACCCAAAAACATGTGACATGTATTTGTGATGAAACCATGCAACTTTTCATGTAACCATGTCATGTACTTGTACTCAATATGCCAAGAATGCATCGCGTGGACTACTTGAAATAATTAGAACATTCAGATATATAAACATAGAGAACTGCTATAGACACAActaaattacacaaaaaaaaactcacaaactgatgtggcttcaCACGAtgcgttagatctactttacattaaagtaactttacaatctgatgtactGCATCAATccacatcagtttatgaatttatttttgtgtaatcgttttgtggctaaaatatttctcataaacATAACATATGAAGGCTCAATCATGgcatatataattttccaaaGCTCCAAACATGTCATTTCAACCGAAAATTTCAACAAGTATCATTTGAGCATAGCATGAATATACAAGGTATAAACCAATCGTGGCATGTAACGAAAATAACATTTCATTAACCAGAAGAAGCAACCAAAATGCAGAGTTTacacaaaaacataaatatattatccaaGAGTAAATTAAAGGCTAACTTAAAAagttccaaaaaatatttttcaacgaTCAAGCAAGCTAAAGTGTATATTGTAACtattagattgtgtttggatgttgaagtgagttgagttgagatgataaaatattattaaaatattattttttaatattattattattttagaatttaaaaaagttgaattatttattatattttgtattggaatttgaaaaaattgtaatgatgaattgaaatgagttgagatgaatttagaatccaaacgaagccttagacttttgaaaacaaaacactAAATCCAAACACTAAATCCAAACGTGTGTTGTGTACTAGGGTTTAGACTTCGTAACCCTAATCGGTTATAAGATCTCTTTTGTGATTTCCATAAACATGTACACACATGCTATGAGAACCTTAGGGTTGAGTATGCGTGTATGTGTAATAACAAGTGTGGTTTTATTCCAATCAAGCCTTAGTGGCAAAAGAGTACATTTCATTCAAGATTGTGCTTCCTCAAATCGTAGTTAGGTATAAAACTCTAGTGGTGGCCGAACACTCCTTAAGCATCTAAGGGATTCCTTCTTACTATCTAACCATCAAGGATTCGATTTTGGAGAAAAACCCTAAACGTTACTTAGATCTCAGTTTTGAGCATTGTTCACCCCTTTCATGGCCGAACCTATTACTCCATCATTTCCATGATGcttacaacaaaatcacaacacAACCCTTATTGACTTTAAACCAAAATCTCCAACAAACTTCCTTGCAAGTGCTTGTGTATATAAGAAGAGAATAAGGTTAGGGCTTGAAGGTTCTTACTATGCTAATCTTATCCAAAAAAGTATTCTTGAATCTTCATTCTATGCTTGCACAAAAATTGTGTTTTGATGGAGAGAAAAATAGTGTTTGGTTCTCTTTAGGGTGGGCGAGAAAGAGGCGagaggagagaagagaaaatgtgaaaatgCAAAGAATGGCTTTTGATCTTCCCTCTATATTTATATCCTCCCCTCCCTTGGCCTTGGGCGCCTACTTACTAAGTAACCAGGGCAAAAATTAATCCCACCTTACTAGATTCTAATTCTAAGGCCCTTAATAAAACTAAATCATCTTAACCTTAAGAAACTAGCTTGGACTTGGATATTACATGGAGTGACCTTATGCAGTTTAGGTTCTTTTTAGATTTCGTTTGCttcttcaactcatctcaactcatcattacaactttttcaaatttcaatataaaatataataaacaatttaatgttttcaaatcttaaaataataataatattaaaaaataatattctaataatatatttgttataagGACAAGTCTCTTAGAAAGAAACACTATTAACATCTCACACGTCAAGTACTTGATTTACATCTcagaaagaaaatagagaaaatagaaaaaaagtggaaaaaataattgCAGCTTTGAGAAAGAAACAATATTAACATCTCACATAATAACATCACATATTTACatcaccaaaaaaaattaaagccacTCAGATCTTTAGAGAATTGCAAAACAAGATAGAAGCCCTATTTGCACGAAGAGGGAGAGAGCAGAGCGAGAGCGAGAGCAGAgttagattgtgtt carries:
- the LOC109009734 gene encoding thioredoxin-like 2, chloroplastic; this translates as MADVIRLSFHSFRFSPSLLTSFASSFNSLQPGLQPIQNSDKRVCSLLYSSAGDYARFSFRPRKQSVSFQVRATVAETDQPKWWEKNAPNMVDIHSTQEFLSALSQAEERLVIVEFYGTWCASCRALFPKLCRTAEEHPEILFLKVNFDENKPMCKSMNVKVLPYFHFYRGADGQLESFSCSLAKFQKIKDAILTHNTARCSIGPPRGVGDLKLEPSLAPKDRPAESTSA